The genomic interval CCCGGAGCTGGGGCTGGGATCCGGAGTCACCGACTTGGAGTTAGGGTTCCGCCTCAGGTACGAGATCCGCCGCGAGTTCGCGCCGTACGTCGGGCTCGTCTGGCGAAAGGCGTTCGCCGGGACGGCCGACTTCGCCCGCCTCGCCGGAACCCGCGTCCGCGACGGCACGTTCGTGGCCGGAGTCAGGGTGTGGTACTGAGACGCATGGCGGCGTACGCTTCCCCTATCCTTATCCCTCCGTCTGAAATGGAGTTCGCCCGTGGATGAGATGACTTCGCCACGCCCGGACACAGCGTCCGCGGGCGCAGGAGCCGACGCGGCGGACGACGGTGCGTCCTCGGAGTCATGGATTGAGCAGCGGCTCGGCCTGAAGGGACTCGACTACCGGATCCCCGACGGCGCGATGAAGCCCGCCTACATGCTCGGCGGCCTCACGGCGTTCTTCTTGGCGCTCCTCTTTTTGACAGGCCTTTACCTCGCTCAGTTCTACAACCCGAGCCCGAGCGGGGCCTACGACAGCGTGCTCTACATCATCACGAGAGCGCCGATGGGAGACTGGGTGCGCAGCCTTCACCACTGGGCTTCTAGCGGCGTCGTCATCACGGTGGTGCTTCACCTGGTGCTGGTGTTTGCGCGCCGCTCTTACCGGCGGCCCCGGGAGGCGACTTGGTGGGCCGGCGTCGGGATGGCGGGTCTGCTCTTCCTGTTGCTGGTCACGGGCGCCGCACTGCGCTACGACCAGGAAGGATTCGAAGCGCTGGCGCACTTCGTCGCGGGCGGGAATCTGACCGGCGTCATCGGCCAGTTCTTCACAGAGGACTTCACGCTCAGCACACCGCTGCTACCGCGGATCTTCTCACTCCACACATCCCTGCTCCCGCTCGCCGTCATCGGGCTCATGGGCCTGCACTTCTGGCTGATCCGGCAACTCGGGATCGACGCGCCGGGCGAGCGCAGCACAGCGTTCCGGCGACACGCCGTCAAGCTCACCGGCTTGGGGCTTCTGACCTGGGCTCTGGTCGGTGTGCTCGCGGTCGTGGCGCCCGAGGACCTGGGGTATGCCGCCGTTGCGGGTGTCGAGATCACCAAGCCTCATTGGCCAGTCCTCTGGGTTTATGGGCTCGAGAATCTGCTGGGAGTGTGGGGGATGATCCTCGGGCCCACCATCGTCTTCGCCTTTCTCGGGGCGGTACCCCTTCTCGACAGGGGTTCGGAAGAGACCAGCGGTCGTGGAGTCCGCTGGACCGGGATCGCCCTCGGCCTGGCCGTGACTGCGCTGTGGCTCTACGGTGTGTTCGGCGAGGCCCAGCAGCACATCGGGATGTAGGATGCACAGTTGATGACTATTTCCTCGTGGCACCGCTCTACGACAGAGAGAAAGGAGTGACCTGAACATGCGTACCTTACGAGCGAGCTTGCTGACCGCCGTTACAGCCTTGGCCATGGGCGCGGCGGTCCATCCGACAGCTGTACTCAAGAGCCCGACCTCGGCGATCGAGGCTGGCGCCAAACTGGAGCTCCGCGGAGAGGAATTCGTGGCGGGAGAGGCGGCGACTCTGCTGCTCCGTGGACCCCTCGCCGAGTACGAGCTGCGCGACATCACTCCCGCGGCGGACGGGACCTTCCAGATCGACCTCCCCATCCCGGGCGACGTCCGCCCGGGGCAGTACCGGCTGGTCGCGTTGGCGTCCGACGGTGACCTTGTGGCGAGTCTCGACCTGACGGTTCTGACCGCGAGCCCCGCTTCCCACGATGAGGGCGAGGATGCCGCGGAGGACGGGCACGACGAGATGGGTGGCATGGCGGCCAGCGCCGAAGAGCTTCCCATCGAGCGCT from Gemmatimonadota bacterium carries:
- a CDS encoding cytochrome bc complex cytochrome b subunit — encoded protein: MDEMTSPRPDTASAGAGADAADDGASSESWIEQRLGLKGLDYRIPDGAMKPAYMLGGLTAFFLALLFLTGLYLAQFYNPSPSGAYDSVLYIITRAPMGDWVRSLHHWASSGVVITVVLHLVLVFARRSYRRPREATWWAGVGMAGLLFLLLVTGAALRYDQEGFEALAHFVAGGNLTGVIGQFFTEDFTLSTPLLPRIFSLHTSLLPLAVIGLMGLHFWLIRQLGIDAPGERSTAFRRHAVKLTGLGLLTWALVGVLAVVAPEDLGYAAVAGVEITKPHWPVLWVYGLENLLGVWGMILGPTIVFAFLGAVPLLDRGSEETSGRGVRWTGIALGLAVTALWLYGVFGEAQQHIGM